In Methanobacteriaceae archaeon, the following are encoded in one genomic region:
- a CDS encoding riboflavin synthase, whose amino-acid sequence MKIGICDTTFARYDMASAAINEIKQHVGNNKIIRRTVPGVKDLPVACKKLIEEEGCEVVMALGMPGPEKIDKVCAHEASTGLIQAQLMTNTHILEVFVHEDEGADEKDLKFLADNRAREHAQNLVKMFFKPGALEKEAGMGMREGHPDKGPL is encoded by the coding sequence ATGAAGATTGGAATCTGCGACACCACTTTTGCTCGTTACGATATGGCCTCTGCTGCTATTAATGAAATAAAACAACACGTGGGCAATAACAAGATTATTCGAAGAACAGTTCCTGGTGTGAAAGATTTGCCAGTGGCCTGTAAAAAACTCATTGAAGAAGAGGGATGTGAAGTGGTAATGGCCCTGGGAATGCCGGGTCCTGAGAAGATAGATAAAGTATGTGCCCATGAAGCATCCACCGGACTCATACAGGCCCAGCTTATGACCAACACCCATATCCTGGAAGTTTTCGTACACGAAGATGAGGGAGCCGATGAAAAGGACCTGAAATTCCTGGCAGATAACCGTGCCCGTGAGCACGCCCAGAATCTGGTTAAAATGTTCTTCAAACCTGGTGCACTGGAAAAAGAGGCTGGAATGGGGATGAGAGAGGGTCATCCAGATAAAGGGCCCTTATGA
- a CDS encoding DUF2807 domain-containing protein codes for MKNYIIVGLVLCLVVALSGCIWQGTGSGNLINQSQNVQGFNQISLNGQGNLIITQGSSDSLTIEAEDNIVPKIKTSVNDNKLSISFDPNTPVATKPINFYVTVKDLNLLEIAGAGQIQTNSLNTQSLTININGSGNGNLGGLNLEKLIVKINGAGKMNMSGTAREQTIIIAGAGDYSASGLQSYTASVTINGSGKAALNVVDVLNAIINGAGEVSYTGSPQVNQQINGGGSVKKT; via the coding sequence TTGAAGAATTATATAATTGTAGGATTGGTGCTTTGTTTGGTGGTGGCACTATCTGGATGCATCTGGCAGGGAACTGGATCAGGGAACCTCATCAACCAAAGTCAGAATGTGCAGGGTTTTAACCAGATATCCTTAAACGGGCAGGGTAACCTGATTATAACCCAGGGAAGTAGTGATTCTCTGACCATAGAAGCTGAGGACAATATTGTTCCTAAAATAAAAACCAGTGTAAATGATAATAAGCTTTCCATCAGCTTTGATCCTAACACTCCAGTGGCAACCAAACCTATTAACTTCTATGTGACTGTTAAAGACCTTAATCTGTTGGAAATAGCTGGAGCAGGCCAAATACAAACCAACAGTCTTAACACCCAGAGTCTGACCATTAACATCAATGGTTCTGGAAATGGTAATCTAGGGGGATTGAACCTGGAGAAACTCATAGTGAAGATCAATGGAGCTGGGAAGATGAATATGTCTGGCACTGCCCGGGAGCAGACCATCATCATTGCCGGAGCCGGTGACTACTCAGCCAGTGGGTTGCAAAGCTACACCGCCAGTGTCACCATCAATGGTTCGGGTAAGGCAGCTCTGAATGTGGTAGATGTTCTCAACGCCATTATTAACGGGGCTGGAGAGGTATCCTATACTGGTAGTCCCCAGGTAAACCAGCAGATAAACGGTGGAGGTTCGGTTAAAAAAACATAA